Proteins found in one Alteromonas macleodii genomic segment:
- a CDS encoding pyridoxamine 5'-phosphate oxidase family protein codes for MPQWRQGLTKSLHQTRSMPESRYFQLATVDGSGTPFCRTVVFRGMTDENQLVVISDTRTEKYSQLEKNAQAQVCWYFSKSREQYRFSCLATIITASQDINLVKQHWNKLSDAGKKQFLWGEPGTPRNDGTALQIEGDFDEVPPHFCVILLAIESVDYLNLRGNPQSREWHQKDANGNWVSQALIP; via the coding sequence ATGCCCCAATGGCGACAGGGATTGACAAAAAGTCTACACCAAACCCGCAGTATGCCCGAAAGTCGATATTTTCAGTTAGCCACGGTCGATGGCAGCGGTACTCCGTTTTGCCGAACTGTAGTATTTAGAGGGATGACCGACGAAAATCAGCTAGTTGTTATCTCTGATACCCGAACAGAAAAGTACAGCCAGCTAGAGAAAAACGCTCAAGCACAGGTATGTTGGTATTTTTCTAAAAGCAGAGAGCAATACCGTTTCTCTTGCCTCGCTACAATAATCACTGCGAGTCAGGATATTAACTTAGTCAAACAGCACTGGAATAAGTTGTCGGACGCGGGGAAAAAGCAGTTTCTATGGGGCGAGCCGGGGACGCCTCGTAATGATGGCACAGCGCTTCAAATAGAAGGCGATTTCGATGAAGTGCCGCCTCATTTCTGTGTGATATTACTGGCTATTGAGAGCGTAGATTACCTAAATTTAAGAGGTAACCCACAAAGCCGAGAATGGCATCAAAAAGACGCCAATGGTAACTGGGTGAGCCAAGCTCTAATCCCCTAA
- a CDS encoding SDR family oxidoreductase gives MANVLVIGASGQIGKQATVKLLDAGHKVLAPVRSPDKLSDIQNDNLSVVEQDLEKDFSSHFEGIDVAVFTAGSGGNTGADKTLMIDLWAARNAVNYAKAAGTSKFIMVSSIGAGDPDSVDSAIKPYLVAKHMADEHLINSGLHHIILRPGTLQNEPGTHLVRTDMPSNKDDAVIPREDVATAIVESVAKEGSKNTITYLFKGDTPISQVL, from the coding sequence ATGGCTAATGTATTAGTGATTGGCGCTTCAGGACAAATTGGCAAACAAGCTACTGTCAAACTTTTAGATGCGGGACATAAGGTTTTAGCACCGGTGAGAAGTCCTGACAAACTATCTGACATACAAAATGATAATCTTAGTGTTGTAGAGCAAGATCTCGAGAAGGATTTTTCTTCGCACTTTGAAGGAATTGATGTGGCGGTATTCACCGCTGGCTCAGGGGGCAATACAGGCGCTGACAAAACCCTTATGATTGATCTATGGGCCGCACGGAACGCGGTAAATTATGCTAAAGCGGCAGGTACATCTAAATTCATCATGGTAAGTTCCATCGGCGCAGGCGACCCTGATAGCGTAGATTCAGCAATTAAGCCTTACTTAGTTGCCAAGCATATGGCTGACGAGCACTTAATTAACAGTGGTTTGCATCATATTATTTTACGCCCGGGTACTTTACAGAATGAACCAGGTACTCATTTAGTGCGCACTGACATGCCAAGCAATAAAGATGATGCGGTAATCCCTAGAGAGGATGTGGCAACAGCTATTGTTGAGAGTGTTGCAAAAGAAGGGAGTAAAAATACGATTACTTACCTGTTTAAAGGCGACACGCCTATCTCGCAGGTTTTATAG
- the fabF gene encoding beta-ketoacyl-ACP synthase II — MTKRRVVVTGLGMLSPLGLNSEDTWRKLLAGESGIGEITHFDCSNYSTRFAGQINDFDPQEYIEKKETKKMDRFIQLGIAAGKQALVDSGLTVSQDNAHRVGVAIGSGIGGLEQIEQNHLKLTNSGPKRVSPFFVPSTITNMISGFLSIMEGLKGPNLNVVTACTTGVHNIGIAARTIAYGDADAMLAGGAEASITPLGMAGFAAARALSSRNDNPQAASRPWDKDRDGFVMGEGAGVVMLEEYEAAKARGATIYAELVGFGMSGDAYHMTSPPEDGEGAAASMQNAINDAKMDASDIGYVNAHGTSTPAGDIAEVAAVKRVFNDHAHKLLVSSTKSMTGHLLGAAGSVEAIFTILALRDKMAPPTINLDEPGEGCDLDFVAHKAKAFNEDYALCNSFGFGGTNGSLIFKRI, encoded by the coding sequence GTGACAAAACGTCGCGTAGTGGTTACTGGTCTTGGAATGCTTTCACCATTAGGTCTTAATAGCGAAGACACATGGCGCAAATTGCTCGCGGGCGAAAGCGGCATTGGTGAAATCACCCATTTCGATTGTAGTAACTATTCAACCCGTTTCGCAGGTCAAATTAACGATTTTGATCCGCAGGAATACATTGAAAAGAAAGAAACCAAGAAGATGGACCGCTTTATCCAGCTGGGTATTGCAGCGGGCAAGCAAGCCTTGGTCGATTCTGGTTTAACTGTTTCACAAGATAATGCGCATCGCGTAGGTGTAGCTATTGGTTCAGGTATTGGTGGTTTAGAGCAAATTGAACAAAACCATTTAAAACTGACAAATAGCGGACCTAAGCGCGTATCGCCATTTTTTGTACCTTCAACCATTACCAACATGATTTCAGGCTTTTTGTCTATCATGGAAGGGTTGAAAGGACCGAATTTAAACGTTGTGACTGCGTGTACTACAGGCGTTCACAACATAGGTATTGCCGCAAGAACCATTGCTTATGGTGATGCTGACGCCATGCTGGCCGGTGGCGCTGAAGCGTCTATCACGCCGTTAGGGATGGCAGGCTTTGCCGCAGCTCGTGCGTTGTCTTCTCGCAACGATAATCCACAGGCAGCAAGCCGCCCATGGGATAAAGACCGTGATGGTTTTGTCATGGGTGAGGGCGCTGGCGTGGTAATGCTGGAAGAATACGAAGCTGCTAAGGCTCGTGGCGCTACTATCTATGCTGAGCTCGTTGGTTTTGGCATGAGCGGTGATGCATACCATATGACTTCACCACCTGAAGATGGTGAAGGTGCTGCCGCGTCTATGCAAAACGCAATAAACGATGCCAAGATGGACGCAAGCGACATCGGCTATGTTAATGCCCATGGTACGTCTACGCCTGCAGGTGACATTGCTGAAGTGGCTGCGGTAAAACGTGTATTTAACGACCACGCTCACAAATTACTTGTTAGCTCTACCAAGTCAATGACAGGTCACTTACTGGGTGCTGCCGGTTCGGTTGAGGCAATTTTCACTATTTTGGCACTACGTGACAAAATGGCGCCGCCAACCATTAACTTGGATGAACCAGGTGAGGGCTGCGACTTAGACTTTGTTGCACACAAAGCCAAAGCATTCAATGAAGACTACGCGCTGTGTAACTCATTCGGGTTTGGCGGTACGAACGGCTCATTGATATTTAAGCGTATCTAA
- a CDS encoding TatD family hydrolase → MFVDSHCHLDRLKQGPEELAETLNFARTRGVEHFLCVCVSVGDYDSMLDAVSQFDDVSVSCGVHPLHQDEACSYEELLEKAQREEVVAIGETGLDYFYSPESKDIQLTSFVDHIKVANETRKPLIIHTRDAREDTINLLREHKAAHTKGVLHCFTESLEMAQAAIEMDFYISISGIVTFNSADELRNVVKAIPLERLLIETDSPWLAPVPHRGKQNQPGYVVEVAEFIAELKGVSVKELADITTRNFYTLFSLADKKAA, encoded by the coding sequence TTGTTCGTAGATTCTCATTGTCACTTAGACCGACTGAAGCAAGGGCCAGAAGAGCTGGCTGAAACGTTAAATTTTGCTAGAACACGAGGTGTAGAGCACTTTCTTTGCGTGTGCGTATCAGTCGGCGATTACGACAGCATGTTAGACGCAGTTAGCCAGTTTGATGACGTTTCAGTATCTTGTGGTGTGCACCCGCTGCATCAAGACGAAGCATGTAGTTATGAGGAACTTCTAGAAAAGGCGCAGCGTGAAGAAGTCGTCGCGATAGGAGAAACAGGGCTGGACTATTTTTACAGCCCGGAAAGCAAAGATATTCAGCTTACCTCTTTTGTAGATCACATTAAAGTTGCTAACGAAACCAGAAAGCCGCTTATTATTCACACGCGGGATGCGAGAGAAGACACCATTAACTTGCTCCGTGAACACAAAGCTGCGCATACCAAAGGCGTTTTACATTGTTTTACTGAGTCATTAGAGATGGCACAGGCCGCTATAGAAATGGACTTTTACATCTCTATTTCTGGCATTGTGACTTTCAACTCTGCTGATGAACTACGCAACGTGGTGAAAGCTATACCTTTAGAGCGGTTGTTAATTGAGACTGACTCTCCATGGTTAGCGCCTGTACCTCATCGCGGTAAGCAAAACCAACCAGGCTATGTAGTAGAAGTAGCTGAGTTTATCGCAGAACTCAAAGGTGTATCGGTAAAAGAGCTTGCCGATATCACTACGCGCAACTTTTACACATTGTTTTCTTTAGCTGATAAAAAAGCAGCGTAA
- a CDS encoding ligand-binding sensor domain-containing diguanylate cyclase, with protein sequence MRRPSACLFFILALLVSWNLSAHAQIGAPAFNTFDMESGITHVTVSDVAEDKYGFLWLASQSGIDKFDGYTFRNFGMWGKDESSGLQTLSVLQLEASLDGQFIWVGTFSGLSRLNVDTEKFIHYALPVSSSFDKQIINRLKTTHDGMLWIISERNLYRYHEKTDSIELVSYLPDTTSTLTDVELIGNTLYVTSTSGLYKLDPFKGSLELVAYKGVNFTRLVAAERSRFWLGTSTYGICLFNPNAEPEVITKQCTSEAQGLSDNSVTDILLQRNGDVWVATERGLNLLTAHSPYTVLRFPISDKDSGDERVSSLYQTNSGLVVVGTKDDGFAISNPELSNFYTTEVGNGRIVGSMTEYKGNKVWLTNEKGLWIYDTVNKAFQGPFTSDSARTTDDSASDKLTSVYYDKHSDTLWVSTRSGLAKLNNETKQLEVVALQGKSGYSVNMDAQGDIWFGGYSDGVFVYRPSEGRVIKQWPLSLTTRILFENNESAWLSTVTGLHFANKLTGELTSISDYTDKMTDSTVVTWISRSKRGGYWVGTQADGLFFVTKNNDDLSSINVNQIKPESRLSKVSIGAIVEDDEYGLWISTIVGISYLAPDLDTLYYYGAENGALSTGYYIGSVATTENNTILFGGAEGLTQFNPSDVTNVKWSPDVHLTKVETVNRDQNNGTSVQQRLNLGEKIELTHNNIALSIEFAATDYMNANELRYAYKLVDFENSWRFTDYKARVATYTNLEPGHYRFTVKAINQENVWSSDEAQLEIIVIPPWWDKPVWRGVLLLSILLFITSVVWLRISALKARSAELSLKVEEKTQDLEAMVEKLTLLSSQDSLTGLKNRRYFTERAKAQWHEFKRHNRAFSLLIVDIDFFKKINDAYGHHVGDAVLVKIANTLENNLRESDVIARWGGEEFLILLPSLNIQEAYWVAEKLRKSVAEQVVEAPPHSVSVTITCGVADTKDYDSVDACIHAVDKKLYVGKESGRNAVVK encoded by the coding sequence ATGCGCCGCCCTTCAGCCTGCCTCTTCTTTATTCTCGCTTTATTGGTTAGCTGGAACCTTTCTGCACACGCTCAAATTGGAGCCCCCGCTTTTAATACATTCGACATGGAAAGCGGCATTACCCACGTCACCGTTTCTGACGTCGCAGAAGATAAATACGGTTTTTTGTGGTTAGCATCCCAGTCAGGTATAGATAAATTTGATGGTTATACCTTTAGAAATTTTGGAATGTGGGGCAAGGATGAATCTTCAGGCCTTCAAACACTTAGTGTTCTGCAATTAGAAGCAAGCTTAGACGGTCAGTTTATTTGGGTTGGTACGTTTAGTGGCTTAAGTCGCTTGAATGTCGACACTGAAAAGTTTATTCATTACGCCCTTCCCGTTTCTTCGTCATTCGACAAGCAGATTATCAATAGGCTGAAAACCACCCATGACGGCATGCTGTGGATAATATCTGAACGAAATTTGTATCGATACCACGAGAAAACCGACAGCATAGAGTTAGTCAGCTATCTTCCTGATACCACGAGTACACTTACCGATGTAGAGCTCATTGGCAATACGCTTTATGTAACCTCTACTTCCGGTCTCTATAAGCTCGACCCATTTAAAGGCTCGCTAGAATTAGTTGCTTACAAGGGTGTGAACTTCACTCGCCTTGTCGCTGCCGAGCGTTCAAGATTTTGGTTAGGGACTTCTACTTATGGTATTTGCTTGTTTAACCCCAATGCAGAACCTGAGGTCATTACCAAACAGTGTACAAGTGAAGCACAGGGACTGTCGGATAACTCGGTTACGGATATTTTACTTCAACGCAATGGTGACGTTTGGGTAGCAACTGAAAGAGGCTTAAACCTTTTAACAGCGCATAGCCCATACACAGTGTTACGCTTTCCTATCAGTGACAAAGATTCAGGAGACGAGCGCGTTTCAAGTCTATATCAAACAAACTCCGGACTAGTGGTCGTCGGAACCAAAGACGACGGCTTTGCGATAAGCAACCCTGAGCTAAGCAACTTTTACACTACCGAAGTCGGAAATGGCCGTATTGTAGGCTCGATGACCGAATACAAGGGTAATAAAGTATGGCTAACCAACGAAAAAGGGCTATGGATTTACGATACCGTCAATAAAGCTTTCCAGGGGCCATTTACGTCAGATAGCGCTCGAACAACCGACGATAGTGCAAGCGATAAACTAACCAGTGTTTATTACGATAAACATAGCGATACGCTCTGGGTTTCCACACGCAGTGGGCTGGCAAAATTAAATAATGAAACAAAACAGCTTGAAGTTGTGGCGTTACAGGGTAAATCTGGCTACAGCGTAAACATGGATGCTCAGGGTGATATCTGGTTCGGTGGTTATAGCGACGGTGTATTTGTTTATCGCCCGTCTGAGGGGCGTGTTATCAAGCAGTGGCCCCTCTCCCTCACTACTCGCATCCTTTTTGAAAATAACGAAAGTGCATGGCTGAGCACGGTAACAGGCTTACACTTTGCTAATAAACTTACTGGTGAGTTAACGAGCATTAGTGACTACACAGACAAAATGACAGATAGCACAGTGGTGACGTGGATTTCGCGTTCGAAACGCGGTGGCTACTGGGTAGGAACACAAGCAGACGGCTTATTTTTTGTCACAAAAAATAACGATGATTTATCTTCTATCAACGTTAACCAAATAAAGCCAGAGAGTAGACTGAGTAAGGTTTCAATTGGTGCCATTGTCGAAGATGATGAATATGGCTTGTGGATTTCCACAATAGTAGGCATTTCTTATTTAGCGCCCGATCTCGATACACTTTATTACTATGGCGCAGAGAATGGTGCCCTCTCTACTGGGTACTACATTGGCTCTGTAGCCACTACGGAAAATAACACTATTCTTTTTGGCGGCGCTGAAGGGCTCACTCAGTTTAACCCCTCTGACGTTACCAACGTTAAATGGTCTCCTGACGTACATCTTACTAAAGTAGAAACAGTAAATCGAGATCAGAACAATGGCACTAGCGTTCAACAGCGCCTCAATTTAGGGGAAAAGATAGAACTTACCCATAATAATATTGCCCTTTCCATTGAGTTTGCAGCAACAGATTACATGAATGCCAATGAACTGCGCTACGCTTACAAGCTGGTAGATTTCGAAAATAGCTGGCGATTTACCGATTACAAAGCACGAGTGGCGACCTATACGAATTTAGAGCCCGGACACTACCGTTTTACAGTAAAAGCGATAAACCAAGAAAACGTCTGGAGCAGCGATGAGGCCCAACTCGAAATTATTGTCATACCGCCATGGTGGGATAAGCCTGTTTGGCGTGGTGTACTGTTACTCTCTATCTTATTGTTCATTACTTCGGTAGTTTGGCTGAGAATTTCGGCACTAAAAGCACGTTCAGCAGAGCTCTCACTGAAAGTAGAAGAAAAAACGCAAGATCTTGAAGCCATGGTTGAGAAATTGACGCTTTTATCTTCTCAAGACTCGTTAACTGGGCTTAAAAACAGACGCTATTTTACCGAACGAGCCAAAGCACAATGGCACGAATTTAAACGGCACAACCGAGCTTTTTCATTACTAATCGTTGATATCGACTTTTTTAAGAAAATTAACGACGCGTATGGCCACCACGTGGGCGATGCCGTTTTGGTTAAAATAGCTAACACCCTGGAGAATAACCTACGGGAAAGTGATGTTATTGCTCGCTGGGGTGGAGAAGAATTTTTGATATTGTTGCCTTCACTAAATATACAAGAGGCGTATTGGGTCGCTGAAAAGTTACGTAAAAGTGTAGCGGAACAAGTTGTCGAGGCACCGCCGCATTCGGTCAGTGTTACCATCACATGCGGTGTCGCAGATACAAAAGACTATGACAGTGTAGATGCCTGTATTCACGCTGTAGATAAAAAACTCTACGTAGGTAAAGAGTCTGGTCGAAACGCCGTTGTGAAATAA
- the holB gene encoding DNA polymerase III subunit delta': MQMLPWFVATFSTLLNRYMAKKLHHGLLLTGPKGIGKNQLAVGLSNALLCKQPSTDGPCEQCQSCHLRQAGNHPDFHVLESEKQLGVDKIREGIAKLSGTAQMGGNKVLLIPRADTMTEAAANALLKTLEEPTDNTFLLLITDSINKIMPTILSRCERQILALPSVPESLNYLKAKGVEDASEALLAAYGYAPLRVEEALSGDEDISYRNFSDGIQALLAGDANTQVQTLANKWQSNAQQIALWCQQMAHDEYIKRQQAVDFERYIACVEAVKTLEHAGVNKSMVLFGLLKQFQR, encoded by the coding sequence ATGCAAATGCTGCCCTGGTTTGTTGCAACGTTTTCGACCTTGCTTAACCGATATATGGCTAAAAAACTGCACCATGGTCTACTGCTGACAGGGCCAAAGGGCATCGGTAAAAATCAACTCGCAGTGGGCTTAAGCAACGCGTTATTGTGCAAGCAACCTAGCACCGATGGACCGTGCGAACAATGTCAAAGCTGTCACCTAAGACAGGCGGGTAATCACCCAGACTTTCATGTTTTAGAAAGTGAAAAGCAGCTTGGTGTTGATAAAATTCGCGAAGGCATTGCCAAGCTCTCTGGTACTGCGCAAATGGGGGGAAACAAAGTGTTGCTGATCCCCCGAGCCGACACCATGACAGAGGCGGCGGCTAATGCGCTATTGAAAACCTTAGAAGAGCCCACAGATAATACTTTCTTACTGCTGATTACTGACAGTATCAACAAGATCATGCCAACCATATTGAGCCGGTGTGAACGACAGATACTTGCGCTTCCGTCTGTACCAGAAAGTTTGAACTACCTTAAGGCTAAAGGCGTAGAAGATGCTAGCGAAGCATTACTGGCGGCCTATGGTTATGCACCACTTCGCGTGGAAGAAGCGCTATCTGGTGACGAAGATATTAGTTACCGCAATTTCAGTGATGGTATACAAGCGCTTTTAGCAGGTGATGCCAACACGCAGGTGCAAACACTTGCAAATAAGTGGCAGAGCAATGCGCAGCAAATCGCATTGTGGTGCCAACAAATGGCCCATGACGAATACATAAAACGTCAACAGGCCGTCGACTTTGAACGCTATATAGCGTGTGTAGAGGCAGTAAAAACCCTCGAACATGCTGGGGTGAATAAATCGATGGTACTCTTTGGGTTGTTAAAACAGTTTCAACGTTAA
- the pabC gene encoding aminodeoxychorismate lyase yields MIIIPSATPISSSDRAFNYGDGVFTTLMVNEHNVELLPYHLSRLEHDTAAIKLDIDIDTLEAAIAEQVEAIKKASEGSASTKYVLKVHVSGGQAGRGYARSEDSEPLIRFSQHPYPSHYDSLANDGVTAICAQTRLAIQPLLAGVKHMNRLEQVFVKHEVDEAGAHDAIVCDTQDSIIEASAGNLFFYLDDEWYTPSLKGSGVNGVVRQCLIDSLLNDNCVLHVGNYDLSFLRKASAVVITNALMGVMPVKQVRMTDFSVVNFDVKSDAVACLKARLTSAMKSGQ; encoded by the coding sequence GTGATAATTATTCCCAGCGCTACGCCTATTTCATCAAGTGATAGGGCGTTTAATTACGGAGATGGTGTGTTTACCACCTTAATGGTGAACGAACACAACGTAGAATTACTGCCTTACCATTTATCACGTTTAGAGCACGATACCGCTGCCATCAAACTGGATATCGATATTGATACTCTCGAAGCCGCAATCGCTGAACAGGTTGAAGCAATAAAGAAAGCCTCAGAAGGGAGCGCATCGACAAAGTATGTGTTAAAAGTTCACGTTTCTGGTGGTCAAGCGGGTAGAGGCTACGCGCGTAGTGAAGACAGTGAACCATTAATAAGATTTAGTCAGCACCCGTACCCGAGTCATTACGATAGTCTTGCTAATGACGGGGTTACGGCTATATGTGCTCAAACCAGGCTAGCCATCCAGCCACTGCTTGCTGGCGTTAAGCATATGAATAGGCTCGAGCAAGTATTTGTAAAACATGAAGTAGATGAAGCTGGAGCTCACGACGCTATCGTTTGCGACACCCAGGATAGCATTATAGAGGCTAGTGCAGGTAATCTGTTTTTTTATCTTGATGACGAATGGTATACCCCCTCTCTAAAGGGGAGCGGGGTAAATGGTGTTGTAAGGCAGTGTCTTATTGATTCGCTGTTAAACGATAACTGTGTACTTCACGTTGGGAATTACGACCTTTCTTTTTTACGAAAAGCCAGCGCAGTGGTAATTACCAATGCGTTGATGGGAGTAATGCCGGTGAAACAAGTAAGAATGACTGATTTTTCTGTGGTCAATTTTGATGTTAAAAGCGATGCAGTTGCTTGCCTAAAGGCACGTCTTACTAGTGCAATGAAAAGTGGGCAGTAA
- the tmk gene encoding dTMP kinase — protein sequence MRGKFIVVEGLEGAGKSSVIGLIVQALKDAGKRVEQTREPGGTPMAEAIRECVKHDWDEAVSEETELLLMYAARVQLLTNKIFPSLDAGAWIVGDRHDLSSQAYQGGGRGVSEATMSAISNIALKGFKPDLTLYLDVEPAVGLERARGRGELDRIEQAGLAFFERTRAKYLALAEQDESIVVISAMQPMEKVHQDVIATITDYVTSNEYTVSESSHSVQNDSQQERG from the coding sequence ATGCGCGGAAAATTTATTGTAGTTGAAGGCCTTGAAGGGGCAGGAAAAAGCTCTGTAATAGGGCTAATTGTTCAAGCATTAAAAGATGCTGGAAAGCGCGTTGAGCAGACTCGTGAACCAGGTGGTACACCTATGGCGGAAGCCATACGAGAATGTGTAAAGCACGACTGGGATGAAGCCGTTAGTGAAGAAACTGAGCTGCTTCTTATGTACGCCGCTCGCGTGCAACTGCTTACTAATAAAATATTTCCATCACTCGACGCAGGAGCATGGATAGTAGGAGATAGACACGATTTATCCTCACAAGCCTATCAAGGTGGGGGGCGAGGTGTAAGTGAAGCAACCATGTCCGCCATTAGCAATATTGCACTAAAAGGGTTTAAGCCAGATTTAACCCTATACCTAGACGTTGAGCCAGCAGTAGGGCTAGAGCGGGCTCGCGGACGTGGCGAACTTGACCGCATTGAGCAAGCCGGGCTCGCCTTTTTCGAGCGTACCCGTGCTAAATACTTGGCGTTAGCCGAGCAAGATGAATCGATAGTAGTAATTAGCGCAATGCAGCCTATGGAAAAGGTTCACCAAGATGTTATTGCCACTATCACCGATTATGTGACCAGCAATGAATACACTGTAAGTGAAAGTAGCCACTCAGTGCAAAATGATAGCCAGCAGGAGAGAGGGTAA
- the mltG gene encoding endolytic transglycosylase MltG, translating into MKRAVITLLSLIMVAVIGAACGVMYVSGKVTSELTLENETLFTIKSGSNAYRTVKFLREAEITDVPPFVAKVWLKFFAGSTSVKSGTYMLRPGQSLVDVFTLFTQGDEHFFAVSLVEGLTLSQWIETLKQNPNLVFDLDDDKLGQLIQGNGVDWCCEQVSQTEGVYLADTYFFTKGTTASELLKRAHHALIEFVSLEWEKRETDLPLTTPYEALILASIIEKETAVPEERDMISGVFVNRLNKNMRLQTDPTVIYGIGPTFDGNITRKHLRTATPYNTYVIKGLPPTPIAMAGKAAIHAALHPLSTDALYFVAKGDGSHQFSTSLAEHNAAVRKYQLKR; encoded by the coding sequence ATGAAGCGGGCTGTTATTACTTTACTGTCCCTTATTATGGTTGCAGTGATTGGTGCTGCATGTGGCGTTATGTACGTGTCTGGAAAGGTCACTTCTGAATTAACGCTAGAAAATGAAACTTTATTTACCATAAAAAGCGGTAGTAATGCGTATCGCACGGTGAAGTTTTTGCGCGAAGCAGAAATAACTGATGTGCCACCGTTTGTGGCAAAAGTGTGGCTTAAATTTTTTGCAGGCAGCACGTCGGTTAAATCGGGTACATACATGTTACGCCCTGGTCAGTCATTAGTGGATGTATTTACGCTTTTTACTCAAGGTGACGAGCATTTCTTTGCAGTAAGCTTAGTTGAAGGGCTAACCCTCTCTCAATGGATTGAAACTCTTAAGCAAAATCCCAATCTTGTTTTCGATTTAGACGACGATAAATTAGGACAGTTAATCCAAGGTAACGGTGTTGATTGGTGCTGCGAACAGGTATCTCAGACCGAAGGGGTGTATTTGGCTGATACTTACTTTTTTACTAAAGGTACAACAGCCAGTGAATTATTGAAGCGAGCTCACCATGCGCTTATTGAGTTTGTCTCTCTTGAGTGGGAAAAACGGGAAACGGATCTTCCATTAACCACACCTTATGAAGCACTTATCTTGGCGAGTATAATCGAAAAAGAAACGGCAGTACCTGAAGAACGTGACATGATTTCCGGGGTTTTTGTTAATAGACTCAACAAAAACATGCGCCTTCAAACCGACCCGACCGTGATTTATGGTATTGGCCCCACATTCGACGGAAATATTACGCGTAAACACCTTCGAACGGCTACGCCTTACAACACTTACGTTATTAAGGGGTTACCGCCAACGCCAATAGCCATGGCTGGCAAGGCGGCGATTCATGCGGCGTTACACCCGCTATCCACAGATGCTTTATATTTTGTAGCGAAAGGTGACGGAAGCCATCAATTCTCTACCTCGCTAGCTGAACACAATGCAGCTGTGCGAAAATACCAGTTAAAACGATAA